From the genome of Pseudomonas sihuiensis:
CAGAACGTGAATGCCTACGACAGCCGACTCAAGAGCTGGATGATTCCTTTTCATGGTGTGGCCACCAAGTACCTAACGAACTATCTGGGCTGGCGCCGCCTGCTTGAGCGCTACAAAACACAGCTCAACCCATTGATTTGCTTGAAAGAGGCGTTGGGGTATAGGGATATGCAACAGTTAACTCAGACATAGCCTTTACTTGGTGCGCGCGGCGCACCTACAGGCGGCGGTCACCCAAGTAGGGTGCGCCGCGCGCACCGAAAACGACTCAACTGCGACTGGCGACCCGGTTCTCCCGCTCGAAGCGCAGCTCGCTTTCCGCCCATTGCCGCCAGGAGCGCACCTTGGCTCGCTCGGCACCACCACGCTCGGCACGCGCCAGTGCATCCAGGCCAGCCTGCCAGCGCGACTGCTCCAGCTCCAGCTGTGCAACATAAAGCCAATGCTTGCCATTGCCGCTGCGCTCAGCCAGAGGACGCAGCACGCGCACCGCAGCGGAACGATCACGCGCCTGCCACCAGAACAGCCCCAAGCGTTCCTGACGCGCGGTGGTATTGGCCAGCAGACCTCTGTCGAGCATGCCGGCAAGCAGCTTGGCGCCCTGCCAGGGCTGATCGGCAGCACCGGCGAGCAGCACTAGGTTGTCCAGCTCCGCTTCGCTGAAACGCAGACCCTTGCTGTGCGCCGCACGCAGGGTCGCCAGCGCCTTGTCATTACTGCCGGCCATCTGCTGCAGGGCAGCCAGCTGACGCCAGCCCTTGGCATCGTTCGGCTGGCGCGCCAGCAACTGGCGCTGCCAGCGCTCGGCCTGGGCATAACGTTTCAGATCGGCATTGGCACCCACCAGAAACTGCAGCCAGATATCGGCGGCCTTGGGATTGGCCTGCACGTAACGCTCGGCCAGGGGCAGCGCCTTGGCCGGCTGGTTCATGCCCTGATAGGCCTGCACCAGCATCTGCAGTACCTCCTCGGAGGCACTGCTCTGATTCGGCGCCAGCAACTCGACGACCTTGGCGTAGCGGCGCTCACCCAGGTTGAGCTTGGCCAGATTGAGGCGCTCGCCAGCCAGCATTTCATCGTCAAGCTTGCCGCTACGCACAGCCTTGTCCAGCCAGTCGATGGCCTGAGCATTGTTGCCGGCCGACCAGGCCACGTAAGCCTTGCTGCGCCAGACCAGAGCCTCCTCAAGACTGCCGCTCTTGGTCTGGACCTCATCCAGCGCGCGCCGCGCGGCGCTGTAATCGCCCTTCTGCTGCGCGCCTTGCGCCGCATTCAAAGCCTTGAACACGGCCGGGTCGATGGTCTGCTGGGCCATGGCGGGCAGGGCTGCGGCACTGAGCATCACGAGCAACAACCAACGGTACATGGTCAGCTCCTTTCCAGACGGAAGTAGAGGGTCTTCACCGCTTCGCGGTCCACCGCCAGGCCACCTTCGGTACGTGGCGCGAAGCGCCAGCGTGCCGCGGCGCGGCGTGCTTCGCGCTCGAAGACGTTACGCGGGTTGGCTTCCAGCACGCGGATGTTCTCCACATTGCCGGAGCGATTGATGGTGAAAGCCAGTTTGACGAAACCTTCGATGCCACGCTGCAGCGCATAACGCGGGTATTCCGGGCGCACGTCGTTGAGCGGCATGACTTCGCTCTCCATCCCGCCCATCTGCCCACCGGACTCGGCGGCCTGGCTCGGCGGTGCCGGCGCTGGAGCCCCCGGTGCAAGACCGGACAAGCTCGGCGCAGGCGCGCTGTTGACGGCGATACCACTGGCCAGGCTTGGCAGTTGGATGTCCAGCGCCGGCAGGTTGGCATTTGGCGTAGCCGTTTGCGGTGTCGGCGGCGTGGGTGGCTGCGGCGTTTGCGGCTGAGGTGGCTGCGGTGCCTGCTGACGGGTGCGGCTGGCGGTCTCGCTGGAGTTACCGTCCATGCGCACGAAGTTGGCCACGCTGACCGGGTCCTGACTTACCTTGGCGCTCGGCGGCGCGACCATGTACAGCATCAGGGCGAACAGCCCCAGGGCCATCAGGCAGGCACCGAGAAAAGACAGCGGCAGACGCATCAATTGACTCCGCTGCCGGCGGCCAGGGCGACATCCTGCACGCCAGCCAGGCGCGCCTGATCCATCACCTGGACGACCAGGCCGGTACGCGCATCCTGATCGGCCTGCACCACCACGGCGCCATCCGGCTGATCGACGCGCATGCGCTCGACATGCGCCCGCACGCTGCGGATGTCCACCGGCTGCTTGTCCATCCAGATCTGCCCGTCGGCGGTGACGGCAATGAGGATGTTGCCCTTGTCCTGCGGGCTGGCGGTTTCCGCCTGCGGACGCTGCACCTCGACGCCGGACTCACGAATGAAGGAGCTGGTGACGATGAAGAAAATCAGCATGATGAAGACCACGTCGAGCATCGGTGTGAGGTCGATGCCGGTATCTTCGTCCTGCTGGTGGTGACGACGCATTCTCATGTTGGGCGATCTCAGTCGTGACGCAGCTGGTCGGCCAGCCGCTCGATGGCCTGGCTGGCTTCGCGTTCGAGGCGCGCCAGGCTGAACAATCCAGGAATGGCCAGAACCATGCCGGCCATGGTCGGCAGGGTCGCCTGCCACACGCCTGCGGCCATGCCGCGTGGGTTACCGGTGCCATTGAGGGCGAGCACATCGAACACGGCGATCATGCCAAGCACGGTGCCGAGCAGGCCGAGCAGCGGATACAGCGCCACCAGGGTCTTGCCCAGGCGCAGCGGCGCCGCCAGTTGCTGACGCGCCTGCGCCAGCCAGGCCAGGCGAACGGCGCGCTGCCAGTTGCCGTTGTCATCGGCGAGCACCTGCTGCCAGGCCTCGCGGCGCTCCTGCACCCAGCGCGGGAAAATCCTGCGCATGTACCAGAAACGCTCGAACACCAGGGTCCAGAACACCACGCAGAGCACCGCCAGCGCCCACATCACCAAGCCGCCAGCGCTCATGAAGTCGAGCAGTGCATGAGCACTGTCGACTGCACGCAGCCAGAAGGCGAACAGGTCAGTCACGGCGCGGCGCTCCCGACAGGTGCAGGGCAATCAGACCAGCGCTCTGTTGCTCCAGAACCTGGATCAGGCCCTTGCTGCGGCTGGCCAGCAGGCTGTGCAGGAACAGCAGCGGAATGGCTACCACCAGGCCCAGCACGGTGGTTACCAACGCCTGGGAGATACCGTCGGCCATCAGGCGCGAGTCGCCGCCACCGCTCTGGGTGATGGCCTGGAAGGTCACGATCATGCCGGTCACGGTGCCCAGCAGGCCGAGCAGCGGTGCAACGGCTGCCAGCAGCTTGAGCAGGCCCTGGCCTTTCTCCAGCGGCGGCGTTTCCTGCAGGATCGCTTCGTCGAGCTTCAGCTCCAACGTCTCCAGGTCGGCCAGTTGTGGCTTGGCGCCCAGTACGCCAATCACGCGGCCCAGCGGGTTGTCATTACGCGGCGCACTGAGGTCGTGCATCTGCGCCTTGACGCCGCTACCAACGCGAGCCAGGTAGACCATGCGCCACACAGCGAGAAGCAGGCCGAAAGCACCCAGCACGACGATCACCCAACCGACCAGACCGCCCTGTTGCAGCCGATCCCACAGGGTCGGCTGCTGCTGCAGCTGCGCCAGCAGGCTGCCACGGCTCGGATCGATGGGCAGCGTGGCGAGCGCATCGGTGCTGCTCAGGTAGTCCTTGACCTGGCCCAGGCCGGACGGCTGACGCGGCGGCGCCACCAGTTGCCCGGCATCGGCGTCGTAACGCAGGAAGGCATCCTCGCCATACACGGCGAAGGCACCGACTCGCAGCACCTGCTGCTCCTGACGCGAACCATCGGCATTCACCACCGGCAGTTGCAGGCGCTCGATACGACCGCTAGCGGCCAGGTCTTCAAGCAGCAGCATCCAGTAGCCGTCGAGGTCTTCGGCGGACGGCAGCGAGCGGCTTTCAGCCAACGCCTTGAGGCGCTTCAGACGCTCCGGATACTGGGCGTTGAGCAGACTGTCCTGCCATTGACCAGCGACATCATCCGCGCTCTGGCGCACCACGCCAAACAGCTCACCGAGGTGACCAACGCGCTGTGCCAGCAGTTTTTCCTGCTCGGCCAGTTCGGCCTCCTGCCGGTCGAACTCGGCCTTGAGGCGCTCGCTTTCGGCTTTCTGAGTATTCAGCGCGGAACGTGCGGCAGCCAGCAACTGCGCCTGCTCACTACGCTTGGCGAGAAACGCCTGCTCGCGCTCCTGCATGGCGCTGACTTCGGCAGCGCGCTCGCTACGGATGCGCTGCAGCAGTTGATCGGGGTTGAGGGTTTCGGCCACGGCGGCCAGTGCCGGCAACAGGCTGAGCGCCAATACGGCTACAACACGACGACTCATTGTGCGGCCTCCTCGGCCAGGGTCTTGATCGGCAGGGACAGCACGGCAGGCGCCTGTTGCTGACGGGCGATGGCGATAGCCTGGGTCAGCGGACGACGCGCGCTGCCGTCGAGCACTTCCCAGGCCTTGGTCTGCGGGTTCCACCAGCCACTCTCATGAGCATCGAGGGTCTGGTAATAGAGCATGCTGCGACCAAGGCGCAGGAACTCGACGCTGCGCGAACCACCGTCGCCCTGGGTCAGCTCACCACGCCAGGCTTCAAGCGTGCGGCCATAGTCACTCTCGATCTGATAGGCCTCGAGGATGCGGCGATATTTGTCGGCCAGGCTGACATCGGCGCGTGGCAGCAGATCCTGCAGCTGAGCCAGACGGTCTTCACGTTCCTCGGGCAGGAACGGCAGGTCGGCGGCGATGAACTCACCCAGCACCTCAACCATCTTGACCATCTGCGGGCTTACCGCCTCCTGGGTGCGTTCGATGCCATCGAGCTGCTTCTGATAACTGGCCAGCTCCTGACGCTGGGCTTCGACCAGGTCACGAAGTTGACTGTTATAACCTTTCAAAGCCTCAGCCTGCTGCAAGGCATTTCGGTACTCATTGAGCATCTCACGGCTGGCGTCATCCAGCTGTTCGACACGGCCCTGGGAGGCTTTCGCCTCGGCGGCCAGGCGCTGGCTTTCGTCGAGCGCAGCATCCAGCGGCGCGGCGAGCAGCGAGCCGCTGCTCAACATCAGTGCCACAACCAGGGAACGGTGGGGGAAGCGATTCATGCGCAGAGGGTCCTCGACAGACGGGCTTGCTTCAAAAAGAGAAACATTATCATCTACAGACGCATTCGAAGCAATGGACAAAACACCGCAGCAGAGCCCGTCGATCTATTGAGCCAGGTCAAAAATTGAATTGTTGCTTGGCTTAGCATTGATTTCAGCCAAGACACACAACCGACTCGAACTGGAGCTCGCTATGTACAAGTCACTGTTCACTGCCTCGCTGCTGGCCCTCGCCATCGCTGCCCCTGTTGCCCAGGCCCACCAGGCCGGCGACATCCTCATCCGCGCCGGCGCCATCACCGTCAACCCGGAGGCCGATTCCTCCAGCGTCAAGGTTGATCGCGGCGGCCTCGCCGGCACCGACCTGGGCGGCAAAGCAACCATGAGCAGTGACACCCAGCTGGGCCTGAACTTCGCCTACATGCTCACCGACAATCTGGGCATCGAATTGCTGGCGGCAACGCCGTTCGAGCACGACGTGAAGATCAAGGGCACCGTCCTCGATGCAGCCAATGGCAAGCTGGGCAGCCTCAAGCACCTGCCGCCGACCCTGAGCCTGGTGTATTACCCGCTGGACGCCAAGTCAGCCTTCCAGCCCTATGTCGGCGCCGGCATCAACTACACCTGGATTTTCGACGAGCACGTCGGTAGCGCCGCCAGCGCCAACGGCTTCGACAATTTCCGTGCGAAGAACTCCTGGGGCCTGGCCTGGCAGGTTGGCGCCGACTACATGCTGACCGATAGCCTGATGCTCAACGCCCAGGTGCGCTACATCGACATCGACACCACCGCCTATGTCGACAACACCGCCCTCGGTGTGCGGGCCAAGGTTGACGTGGACGTAGACCCCTTCATCTACATGGTCGGCCTGGGTTACAAGTTCTGATAACCCTCGCAGAAACGAAAAAGCCGGCGTATGCCGGCTTTTTCATGAGCTCGATTCACACACCGAGCAGCTGGCGCAAGCCTTCACGCAGCGGCGTCTGCTCTGGCATGTGGTAATGAGCCTGCAAGCGCGCATTGTCAGCACGCGAATGGCGAATATCGCCAGCACGGGCCGGCAAGTGCGTCACCGGCGGCAGGCCGCCGCACAGCACGCCGATCTCAGCCAGCAATTGGTTGAGACTTACCGCCTGGCTCCAACCCACATTGAGCGGATCACTCACCACCTGCTCGCTGAGCAAGCCCTGCATCAACAGCGCGACCAGATCACCGACATAGAAGAAATCACGGGTCTGCTCACCATCACCGAAGACGCTGATCGGCAGCCCCTGCTGCGCACGTTGGGTGAAGATACTGATCACCCCGGAGTACGGCGAGGATGGATCCTGGCGCGGCCCGAAGATATTGAAGAAACGAAACACCGCCGGTTCCAGGCCATGCTGACGGCGGTAGAAATCCAGGTAGTGTTCGCCGGCCAGCTTGTCGGACGCGTAAGGCGTCAGCGGCGCCTTGGCGGTGGCTTCATCGATTGCCACGCCCTCGCCGTTATTGCCATAGATGGCCGCACTGGAGGCATAGACCACGCGTCGCACGCCATGCTGACGCATAGCCTCGCAGACATTCAGGGTACCGATGAAATTGCTCTGGTGCGTGGACACCGGATCATCCACCGAGGCCTGCACCGACGCCACCGCAGCCAGATGCGCTACCCCTGCACAACCTGCCACCGCCTGCGCGACCACCTCGGCATCGGCGACATCGCCCTCGATGAAGCGCAAACGCGGGTTGTCCAGCGGCAGATTGCTGCGCTTGCCCATGGACAGATTGTCCAGCACGCGCACCCCGTGACCAGCGGCCAGCAAGGCGTCAACCAGGTTTGAACCGATAAAGCCTGCACCACCCGTAACGAGAAACTCAGCCATGGCGATAGTAACGATCCAGTAAGCTCGGCAGGCCGGAGCGCCAGGCGCGCGGCTTGATGCCGAAGGTGTGAAGAATCTTCTTGCAGGCCAGCACGGCATGCTGCGGCTCATCGGCTGCATCCGGACGGGCGGCGTGCGCCTGCGGCGCAACATCCTCGACCAGATTGCTGCGATAGTGACGCGCCTCGCTCAGCACTGCCTGGCCCAGGCTCAGCGACGTACTCGCTTCATGGCCGCCGTAATGATAGGTGCCCCACAAGGGCGACTCGCAATCGAGCTGCTTGAGCACAGCCAGAATCACCCGCGCAGCATCGTCCACCGGGGTGGGGTTGCCACGCCGGTCATCGGCGAGGTAGAGCGCATCGTCGCGCTCGGCGCGCAGCAGAAAGCGCCCCAGCAACCCTTCACGGCTGTCATCGAGCAACCAGCCAAAGCGCAGCAGCACATGACGCGGACAGATGGCCCGCACGCTCTGCTCCAGACGCCACAGCGCCTGGCCACGCAGCCCGAGGGGCACCGGCTCTTCCTTTTCGCTGTATGCGGTGACACGCGAACCATCGAAGACTCGATAGCTGGACGGCTGCAGCAAGACGATGGAATGGTGCTGGCACAGCTCAGCCAGACGCTCCACCGCGCGTTCCTGCGTCTGCAGGCGCGAATCGGCCACCGACTCGGCCTGGAACCAGTCGAAGTAGTAAGCCAGGTTGATCAATGCATCCGGGCGGGTCTCGTCGAGCAACTCGGTGAGGCTCGCCGCATCCCAGCCATTTTCCGGCGGGCGTGGCGCGAGGAAGCCGATATCTTCCTCGGCGCCAAGACGGATCAGCGCTTGCCCCAGGGCACTACCACCGCCCAGCAGCATCAGGCGCATTCGCATAGGCTAGAGCCCGCTCAGATCAGAACGGGATGTCGTCATCGAAGCTGTCGTAGTCAGGCGCTGGCTGGGCCTGCTGCGGAGCAGGACGCTCCTGACGCGGGGCCTGTTGCGGCTCGCGCTGCGGAGCCGGACGCGATTGACGCGGAGCGCCGCCTTCATCACCGCTCGGACGACCGCCCAGCAGCTGCATGGTGCCCTGCATATCGACGATGATCTCGGTGGTGTAGCGCTTGATGCCGTCCTTTTCCCACTCGCGGGTCTGCAGCTTGCCTTCGATGTACACCTGCGAACCCTTGCGCAGGTACTCGCCGGCGATCTCGGCGACCTTGCCGAACAGGGCGACACGGTGCCACTCGGTCTTCTCGACCTTCTGCCCGGTCTGCTTGTCGGTCCACTGCTCGCTGGTGGCCAGGCTCAGGTTGGTGACCGCGTTGCCGCTGGGCAGGTAGCGTGTTTCCGGGTCCTGGCCGCAGGTGCCGACCAGAATGACTTTGTTAACCCCACGGGCCATAACGTTCTCCTAGACTCGGCACGCCGCTGGTGCCGATATGATCAGGCTTTCCAGCGTCGTGCGATCCACTTGTTGGGTATCGACTTTGATATAGATGGCCGCTTCGTCGACCACCACCACGGCGTCCGCCACTCCCGGCGTTGCCTTGAGGCGTTCGACCAGTCCGACATCGGCCAGTGCCGCGGCATCGAGCGGCAGGCGCAAACTGGTCACGTACGGCGGTTCGCGCATAGTAACAGCAATAGCCAGCCAAATTGCACAGAGCACGGCGCAGCCGATGAACACACCGCCCAGGCCTACGTGCTGGTAAAGCCAGCCACCGAGAATGCCGCCCAGGGCTGCGCCGAGGAACTGGCTGGTGGAATAGACGCCCATCGCAGTGCCCTTGCCACCTGCCGGCGCCACCTTGCTGACCAGCGACGGCAGCGAGGCTTCGAGCAGGTTGAAGGCGGTGAAGAACACCACGATACCCAGTACCAGCGCCCGCAGGCTGCTGCCGAAGAAAGCGAAGTAGAGCTCGCAAGCCAGCAACACGCTGACGGCACCGAGCAGCACGCGCTTCATCTGGCGTTTTTTCTCGCCATAGATGATGAACGGCACCATGCCGAAGAAGCCGATCAGCAGCGCGGTGAGGTAAACCCACCAGTGCTCTTCCTTGACCAAGCCGCCCTGCTCCACCAGCGCCAGCGGCAAGGCGACGAAACTGGCCATGAGCACCGCATGCAGGGCCAGGATGGCGAAGTCCAGACGCAGCAGGTCGGCGTGCTTGAGGGTCGGCCACAGCGCCTGTGCCGCCACGCCGGATTCGCGATGCTGCAGTGGGCCGGCGTCTTTCGGCACGATGCCGGCGACGATCAGGATGCCGAGCAACGCCATCGCCGCCGTCGCCCAGAACAGCCCGGACAGGCCGAAGGCGCGAGTCAGCAGCGGGCCGACCACCATGGCCACGGCGAACGACAGACCGATGCTCATGCCAATCATGGCCATGGCCTTGGTGCGGTGCTGCTCGCGAGTCAGATCCGACAACAACGCCATCACCGCCGCCGAGATCGCTCCAGCCCCCTGCAGCACACGCCCGGCGATCACGCCCCAGATCGAATCGGCGTTGGCCGCCAGCACGCTGCCTGCAGCAAAAATCAGCAAGCCAGCGTAGATCACCGGGCGTCGGCCGATACGGTCACTGAGCATGCCGAAGGGAATTTGCAGCACAGCCTGGGTCAAACCATAGGCACCGATGGCCAGGCCGATCAGCGCGGGGGTACTGCCCGCCAGATCCATGCCGTAGGTGGCCAACACCGGCAGCACCATGAACATACCCAGCATACGAAACGCGAACACCATAGCCAGGCCGCCGGCCGCGCGGGTCTCGCTACTACTCATGCGCTCGCTGTGCGGATCGTGCATCGAATGAACCCTGAGGAAATCAGCCGGCGATTCTAGCAGCCGCCGTCGTTTCGGCACAGGCGCACACTTTGCCGCAGGGTAGCGCCTGGCCCTATACTCGACCGTTTTCCGCCCGCCCAGCGAGGCCCGTTGCAAGCCGCCTGAATTTGAAGCGGCAGTGGCAACGCAGACAGCATTCAGAGGTTCCCTAAGTGGACAAAATCCTGATCCGTGGGGCTCGCACCCACAATCTGAAGAACATCGACCTGACTCTGCCGCGCGACAAGCTGATCGTGATCACCGGCCTGTCCGGCTCCGGCAAGTCCTCTCTGGCCTTCGATACCCTTTACGCGGAAGGCCAGCGCCGTTACGTCGAGTCGCTGTCGGCTTACGCCCGGCAGTTCCTGTCGATGATGGAAAAGCCCGATGTCGACACCATCGAAGGCCTGTCACCAGCGATTTCCATCGAGCAGAAATCTACCTCGCACAACCCACGCTCGACCGTCGGCACCATCACCGAAATCTACGACTACCTGCGCCTGCTGTATGCCCGCGCCGGCATTCCGCGCTGCCCGGACCATGACGTGCCGCTCGAGGCGCAAACCGTCAGCCAGATGGTCGACCAGGTGCTGGCCCTACCGGAAGGCCGCAAGCTGATGCTACTGGCACCGGTGGTCCGCGAGCGCAAGGGCGAACATCTGTCGGTGTTCGAGGAGCTGCGCGCCCAGGGTTTCGTCCGTGCACGGGTCAATGGCAAGCTGTTCGAGCTGGACGAGCTGCCCAAGCTGGACAAGCAGAAGAAGCACTCCATCGACGTGGTGGTTGACCGTTTCAAGGTCCGTGAAGATCTGCAGCAGCGTCTGG
Proteins encoded in this window:
- a CDS encoding sugar nucleotide-binding protein — its product is MRMRLMLLGGGSALGQALIRLGAEEDIGFLAPRPPENGWDAASLTELLDETRPDALINLAYYFDWFQAESVADSRLQTQERAVERLAELCQHHSIVLLQPSSYRVFDGSRVTAYSEKEEPVPLGLRGQALWRLEQSVRAICPRHVLLRFGWLLDDSREGLLGRFLLRAERDDALYLADDRRGNPTPVDDAARVILAVLKQLDCESPLWGTYHYGGHEASTSLSLGQAVLSEARHYRSNLVEDVAPQAHAARPDAADEPQHAVLACKKILHTFGIKPRAWRSGLPSLLDRYYRHG
- a CDS encoding tetratricopeptide repeat protein; this translates as MYRWLLLVMLSAAALPAMAQQTIDPAVFKALNAAQGAQQKGDYSAARRALDEVQTKSGSLEEALVWRSKAYVAWSAGNNAQAIDWLDKAVRSGKLDDEMLAGERLNLAKLNLGERRYAKVVELLAPNQSSASEEVLQMLVQAYQGMNQPAKALPLAERYVQANPKAADIWLQFLVGANADLKRYAQAERWQRQLLARQPNDAKGWRQLAALQQMAGSNDKALATLRAAHSKGLRFSEAELDNLVLLAGAADQPWQGAKLLAGMLDRGLLANTTARQERLGLFWWQARDRSAAVRVLRPLAERSGNGKHWLYVAQLELEQSRWQAGLDALARAERGGAERAKVRSWRQWAESELRFERENRVASRS
- a CDS encoding TonB family protein — translated: MRLPLSFLGACLMALGLFALMLYMVAPPSAKVSQDPVSVANFVRMDGNSSETASRTRQQAPQPPQPQTPQPPTPPTPQTATPNANLPALDIQLPSLASGIAVNSAPAPSLSGLAPGAPAPAPPSQAAESGGQMGGMESEVMPLNDVRPEYPRYALQRGIEGFVKLAFTINRSGNVENIRVLEANPRNVFEREARRAAARWRFAPRTEGGLAVDREAVKTLYFRLERS
- a CDS encoding DUF3450 domain-containing protein, with the protein product MNRFPHRSLVVALMLSSGSLLAAPLDAALDESQRLAAEAKASQGRVEQLDDASREMLNEYRNALQQAEALKGYNSQLRDLVEAQRQELASYQKQLDGIERTQEAVSPQMVKMVEVLGEFIAADLPFLPEEREDRLAQLQDLLPRADVSLADKYRRILEAYQIESDYGRTLEAWRGELTQGDGGSRSVEFLRLGRSMLYYQTLDAHESGWWNPQTKAWEVLDGSARRPLTQAIAIARQQQAPAVLSLPIKTLAEEAAQ
- a CDS encoding MotA/TolQ/ExbB proton channel family protein, producing MSRRVVAVLALSLLPALAAVAETLNPDQLLQRIRSERAAEVSAMQEREQAFLAKRSEQAQLLAAARSALNTQKAESERLKAEFDRQEAELAEQEKLLAQRVGHLGELFGVVRQSADDVAGQWQDSLLNAQYPERLKRLKALAESRSLPSAEDLDGYWMLLLEDLAASGRIERLQLPVVNADGSRQEQQVLRVGAFAVYGEDAFLRYDADAGQLVAPPRQPSGLGQVKDYLSSTDALATLPIDPSRGSLLAQLQQQPTLWDRLQQGGLVGWVIVVLGAFGLLLAVWRMVYLARVGSGVKAQMHDLSAPRNDNPLGRVIGVLGAKPQLADLETLELKLDEAILQETPPLEKGQGLLKLLAAVAPLLGLLGTVTGMIVTFQAITQSGGGDSRLMADGISQALVTTVLGLVVAIPLLFLHSLLASRSKGLIQVLEQQSAGLIALHLSGAPRRD
- a CDS encoding MotA/TolQ/ExbB proton channel family protein, with protein sequence MTDLFAFWLRAVDSAHALLDFMSAGGLVMWALAVLCVVFWTLVFERFWYMRRIFPRWVQERREAWQQVLADDNGNWQRAVRLAWLAQARQQLAAPLRLGKTLVALYPLLGLLGTVLGMIAVFDVLALNGTGNPRGMAAGVWQATLPTMAGMVLAIPGLFSLARLEREASQAIERLADQLRHD
- a CDS encoding NAD-dependent epimerase/dehydratase family protein, with translation MAEFLVTGGAGFIGSNLVDALLAAGHGVRVLDNLSMGKRSNLPLDNPRLRFIEGDVADAEVVAQAVAGCAGVAHLAAVASVQASVDDPVSTHQSNFIGTLNVCEAMRQHGVRRVVYASSAAIYGNNGEGVAIDEATAKAPLTPYASDKLAGEHYLDFYRRQHGLEPAVFRFFNIFGPRQDPSSPYSGVISIFTQRAQQGLPISVFGDGEQTRDFFYVGDLVALLMQGLLSEQVVSDPLNVGWSQAVSLNQLLAEIGVLCGGLPPVTHLPARAGDIRHSRADNARLQAHYHMPEQTPLREGLRQLLGV
- a CDS encoding MFS transporter gives rise to the protein MHDPHSERMSSSETRAAGGLAMVFAFRMLGMFMVLPVLATYGMDLAGSTPALIGLAIGAYGLTQAVLQIPFGMLSDRIGRRPVIYAGLLIFAAGSVLAANADSIWGVIAGRVLQGAGAISAAVMALLSDLTREQHRTKAMAMIGMSIGLSFAVAMVVGPLLTRAFGLSGLFWATAAMALLGILIVAGIVPKDAGPLQHRESGVAAQALWPTLKHADLLRLDFAILALHAVLMASFVALPLALVEQGGLVKEEHWWVYLTALLIGFFGMVPFIIYGEKKRQMKRVLLGAVSVLLACELYFAFFGSSLRALVLGIVVFFTAFNLLEASLPSLVSKVAPAGGKGTAMGVYSTSQFLGAALGGILGGWLYQHVGLGGVFIGCAVLCAIWLAIAVTMREPPYVTSLRLPLDAAALADVGLVERLKATPGVADAVVVVDEAAIYIKVDTQQVDRTTLESLIISAPAACRV
- a CDS encoding single-stranded DNA-binding protein translates to MARGVNKVILVGTCGQDPETRYLPSGNAVTNLSLATSEQWTDKQTGQKVEKTEWHRVALFGKVAEIAGEYLRKGSQVYIEGKLQTREWEKDGIKRYTTEIIVDMQGTMQLLGGRPSGDEGGAPRQSRPAPQREPQQAPRQERPAPQQAQPAPDYDSFDDDIPF
- a CDS encoding ExbD/TolR family protein — encoded protein: MRMRRHHQQDEDTGIDLTPMLDVVFIMLIFFIVTSSFIRESGVEVQRPQAETASPQDKGNILIAVTADGQIWMDKQPVDIRSVRAHVERMRVDQPDGAVVVQADQDARTGLVVQVMDQARLAGVQDVALAAGSGVN
- a CDS encoding OmpW/AlkL family protein, with the translated sequence MYKSLFTASLLALAIAAPVAQAHQAGDILIRAGAITVNPEADSSSVKVDRGGLAGTDLGGKATMSSDTQLGLNFAYMLTDNLGIELLAATPFEHDVKIKGTVLDAANGKLGSLKHLPPTLSLVYYPLDAKSAFQPYVGAGINYTWIFDEHVGSAASANGFDNFRAKNSWGLAWQVGADYMLTDSLMLNAQVRYIDIDTTAYVDNTALGVRAKVDVDVDPFIYMVGLGYKF